In Cicer arietinum cultivar CDC Frontier isolate Library 1 chromosome 7, Cicar.CDCFrontier_v2.0, whole genome shotgun sequence, the genomic window atatatatagtaatgaattaattaattaaataataaataattgtaacGAGACAAGaaacctctctctctctctctctctcctacCTCTCACATCACATCGCACGCACAGCACAGGTCCAACTTCTCCATTCCGTTGTGTTGTGTCGTGCTGTATTCTGTTGTTTCCCTTTTCATTCATTCTCTCACtattcaattttcaaattcatccaAAACCACATTCTGCATTTTCAATTCCGAAACCAACACTAAtgcttcatcatcatcatcatcatcatcctctGTTATCAACAACTTAGGGTTTCTCTCCTTATTTTTTTTGCCGGGATTTTGAGGTTAAACTCAATCTCCGGCAGCCATGGCTTCCAACTTGCAGATGACTCCTCAGCTCGAACAGATCCACGGTGAAATTCGCGATATCTTCCGAGCCCTCGCGTATGCGTCATCATTctcaattttaattcatttttattctgctttttatttattttaaatctcGTGTTTCatacattattttattcattttcatGAATGCTATCACGAaagaatttaaaagaaaaacttgtatatatttttagggcgtgattaattataaatttataatgttgTTAGTGTAAGAGATCGTgattatgtcatttttttacaTAGGAGGATTATTTCTGAAATGAAATTTTGGTCAATTTGAGTGCTGGTTTGGGTGTTGATGTTCTATATAATATTTGAGTTAGTTCAAATTTGATGTTGtgataattgaaaatttaggtGTATTGTGGTTTCTAAATCAACACAATTGGCTATGTAGCTATGGGAGGATAGTAGTTGGAGAAATGAACTGGATGTGGTGGAAATAGCATTACCCCTGAGAGAAGATGTCCTCAACTATACTTCACTCGGCGATGCCCCGCATAACTTTCTTGTGGGTCAGAACCTTTCATGGGTGGCCTTTTCTGAGACACCTTCAATAAGCTTTGGGACCGGTTGCTAAACTACCCAAGTACTTGGGAAACCATCCCTTAAAAACTACTATTAAGGTTGAAGAACCAAACCACTTAAGTACACGACCGAGGATCTCATACTACTCAATGTGGGATTTAGGAACTCCATAATACCTAAATCCTACCTTCTCTTAAGTATTAAAATGAGTTCATTGTTTTTCATTTACAGAAAATCTTTATAAGTGGTTATAGATACTGTTGTTTAAGCATTTGTAGATGCATGATAGAGTGTGGATGATGTGTACTATGTTAATTTCATCatcaacttatttttaatataagcaCCTTTTGCATGCAGAAATGGCTTCCAGAAGCTGGATAAGATTAAAGATTCCAATAGACAGAGTAATCAGCTGGAGGATCTCACTGGGAAGATGAGGGACTGCAAAAGGTATGTCGTGCATTAATGTGAGTATAATTTTGATATCTCTATATGACAATTGAGTCTTTCTGAATGAGATCTGAACAACATTTGTTTGTTACCACTCAATGGTTAGAATTGATATTGCATGACTAGGAGGTCCCAGGTTCGGGTCGTGGAATCATCTCTTGCAAATTAAAGTATGACAGCTTATAATAGACTTGTTTGAGTCCGACTCTTCCCCAGACCCCGTTATAGAGGGAGTTTCATAGCATTGAGCTGCCCCTTTAGTCCTTTACtactaaatattataaacaagaCTCTGTAATGGAATTGACATGTCATGCAACCTCCCAAGATTTGAATGATAAAAATGTGGAACCCTGCTCTATATAttgaattgaatattttataaaaaattaaatttgatagtTCTTTTTGGTTTATTATACTGGTTATGTGCTTTGTTTGTAGACTGCGTATTTAACAGATAGAGTTTCATTTTTCCATACACCAATGCTGGAAGAAGTGATATTTCATGtacattttgaattttgatatgTTCTGTGATTTCCATTCGGAATTTATTACTGACATTATTGGAATCTGATGCATTATGTTGCTATTATGGCTTTAGGTTGATAAAAGAGTTTGATCGTGAAATTAAAGATGAAGGGTCAAGAAATTCCGAAGAAATGAACAAGCAACTCAATGACGAAAAGCAATCAATGGTAAATACCCAAAACCCCTTTTTTTATTCTTGCAATCTTGCTCATGTTGGAAATCTAGTATCCACCTCTTCAAAGTTTGGAAGGGGTTCAAGATCTTCTGTGTATTGTGGATTGACACTCTTAGTCTCCAACTTATCCTTTTCTTGATGtgtattattttagttatataGAATTCACATATTGTTAATACATCAAATTAAGTGATCACCATATGGTCAGAAAATAGTTTGAGCGTCCGAGGATCGTCCATATGTTTGTTATATATTGCATGTGACATGTGAACGCTCTTGAACAACAAACTCTTAtgtttataacattattttttcttGCAGATCAAGGAGCTAAACTCATATGTGGCACTGAGAAAAACGTAAGCTCGCCTATATACTTCCATTTCTATTTTTATCATTCGCTTGATTATTTGAAGATTATGAAACAATAAGATGAGTACTACCAGTTTTCCTTGTAGGCGTGCTCAGTTTTCAAAAGCTTGAACTAATGATAAATGTTTTGTGTCAGTGTCGGTAGAaccaataaatgcaaaataGTTTCCTGATTTGATAGTTCTTTACTcgcatataatttttttgaagcCTTTTGGCTATTTGAGAGGAAGATTTATACTATCACTTGGATGATATACAGGTACATGAATACAATTGGTAATAAAAAACTTGAACTTTTTGACATGGGAGCTGGAACAAGCGAACCTACGGCTGAAGATAATGTTCGACTGGCATCAGGTAAAATGTTCAATGGAATTTGTAGTTGAGACTTGAGACCAATGGGTTGACATCAGcattttgtaatataaattgaaaatgatttttccAGTGCATATTTGTGTTTCTTTTATAACCAGTCTTCATGTAGAATCCGTGCATTGTGTTTGGGTGCTAACTTTTGCAATAGCACACTTCAGGCTTTCATTCGTTTTGGTGCATCCTTCTTGTTTGGGACGGAGGcagtttttttatgtttttacatGTAGTGAACAATGTATTTATCTTAGCAATAATATAATGCTCATTTGGCTTATCCTACAGAAATGTCAAATCAAGAACTTGTCAATGCTGGGATGAAGACAATGGATGAGACTGATCAGGCTATTGAGAGATCTAAGCAGGTGAGTCACTTTGGACTTATGTCTCCGTTGCCCCTATACTATTGGTCTTACTTACCCCTGTCATAATGTAGGTTGTACATCAAACAATTGAAGTTGGCACCCAAACTGCTGCTACCTTGAAGGGCCAAGTGAGTTTGATTTGAATGGAGTATGCTTTATGAAGAGGATAACTAATTTGACATCTAATTCTCTTTTCAAATTATGCAGACTGAACAAATGGGTCGTATTGGTAATGAGCTTGATTCAATTCAGTTTTCAATTAAGAAGGCTTCCCAACTTGTTAAGGAGATTGGTAGACAGGTTGCTTCGATTTCCTTGTTTATTATATGCACGATTTAATTTCCTCCAAACCCGTGATGGAACTAAATTGCCCTTACCCCTCTTATCAGGTAGCGACAGACAAGTGCATCATGCTTTTTCTGTTTCTTATTGTCTGTGGTGTAATTGCCATTATTGTCGTGAAGGTATCATGTTCATTTCATCTATGACTTTGACTAATTCGTTGCAGATATTTTGCCTCTCGAAAATTAAACCAATTTGctccaataattttatttgaaagaaGCATTTTTACACAACTAATTTAAATAACTTGGTTTGCATGTTGTACAACGGATGTTCCAATGTGCACtattaatatttcatatttttgtaCAATTCTGATATTATGCTTCTATTTGTACGGTGATATTTTTTTTGCAGATTGTGAATCCCAACAACAAAGATATTAGGGATATCCCAGGATTGGCACCTCCAGTTCCCACAAGGAGGCTTTTGTATGTACGGACTGGagaactttttgtttaattCTTACATTTGAACAAGAGTTTTTCTCCATCCTAGCCCTACCAACCTGGTTCTTGATCTTATTGATGGAAATACTAGAGGATTGCTTTCTGGAGACGTTGTTTTGATCTTTCGGGttcattctatttatttattattaagaatTCTTGCATATACTGTTTGAGATTCTATGTAAATCAAACTAGAGTTCTGCTTTGCATTGAGTGCCACGTTTCTTCATGTAACATTCCAAAATTTTAGGGCTAGAGAGAGTAATAACTCTACTGTGAAattcgtggtgtattgtatatGTGTCTTATCTTAAAGGAGATTCATTCTCCTCTCCTTCCCTATTTTTTGATTTGTAATATATACTTATACATTTCCAAACTTTCTGCTGGACCGGTTTTGTAAATTACATTTAAGTTGTGCTTGCAGCTGTTCATAttgattctcacaaaaaatgTTCATTTTGATCTTCTTTTCCTGGACCATCAAGTCCTTGATAGGATAGATGGGTTGTTTGTGACTAGTCCTGTCCGTATtagtttatattatatgttgGTCATAAAATTCAGACATTCCGTGTTTTTCTTTGTTGCATAGTTTAATTTACTTAGTTACTTAACCCATTTTTGAATGAGGAAAAACGTGCTAAACTAATCAATTAAAACATGGCATTTTATTCTGTTGAGTCACggcattttattttgttgattagaACTTCTTATTATgctttttgttaaaattatggTGTTGAAGATTCTTGGTACAAAGCTAAACACGAGGAAAGATTCTGTGAATGAGAATTACTAGGAGAATTTCCATGAATGTAATTACAAAGTGCAAGCAAGCGTGATTTCATTAAAAAGTAAAAGCATACATACAATCTAAAAAGAATGAGAGGAATATGGTACATTTGACACAATTTCCTCTTGTTCTCTTTCAAAAAGGGGTAAGACATAAAATGAATCCTGTATTTGGTTTATCATTTTCCTGTTGCATGGTTGGTTAGCACCGTGCGTCCAATATGCGATAACCTTGAAGAAATTAGTGGCGTTTCTTCATCAATATTCATACCAAAGGTAGAACCATTGCCACCACTGCTTCCCCCATTGTTGCCAACATTATCCGGCACATAAGTATCAGATGACTTCTTCTCAAATTTCCAGTCCTGTATGTTGGATGACAAACATGTGTTTAGAAAGTTtcatttacttaattttttacttttgctACCATGTATAAGTAGTTTGCACTTATTCAAAAGGATTGCATAAATACAACTAATAAAATGTCGAGAAGATATCTACCTTTGTGATTCGATCAGGAATACTTTCAGCCATCGATTGAGAGGCTCGAACATCCTTGACCTTTATGTAATTGTACATCACAACTCCACATAGTGCTGCAGGTTCAATATGTCAGATGACGGCGAAGGTGGAGACTAAAAATGCTGCATTACGAACAAAACTTACCAATACCATAGCCAATTATATTCAGTCCAGTTATTGTAGACTCTGGAAATATAACTGTTGAAAGTGCTATTAATATCCAGTCTTTAAGCACACCGGCGACCCGGACGGTTACAGCACCAGTTCTGCCAAtcactaaaaaaattgaaaaattcaagGCTAATGCACACAGAGCATTTGAAAAAAAGATCCAAAAGTTGAACTGAATCTGTGAAACTTCCATCATAGGCTTTTCCAAAAGATACCAAGGCACAAAGAGAAACACAAAACTGCATATAACAAAGTACAAAAAAGTTAGCAGATCATATAGCATATTGGATTTGCTGATATGCAAGCATTGATACTTCCAATAACATTGTACATTTTCTTGACCTAAAAAGAGAGGCAGTAAGATAGACATGATATAAATTTCATAGTTTGAAGAAactaaaatatacataaaacttttttttgtcttaacccTCCGATTCCTAACGAAAAAAGGCACCGGTAATCCAAAGTTTGGCTAAGAGATAAACAAAGTCTAGTCAAAGATTGTTCTAACCAGGATTAGAGATGCATATCACTTGAATGTGTGTGTTGTTGAGGCACATTGCGCAAAAGTCAGTATTACTATTACCAACGTGGTTATTAACTAAACGTCGTTGATATTTGATAATATGACCATCATACAGACTCAATTGACTATATATTCTTTTAGAGAAAACTAACTTGAAGCATGAACAGAATGTACCTGCATGGAGCTATGTAATATAAGCTTGTAATGGGATTTAAACTCAAGCCCTTCTTCTGTAAAAGGACTTGTGTTAAGACGAGTCGAAAAGCTTCTGCAAAGATGCCTGTGACCTGGTAAACTGTACCAActatattaaaatgaatttcCCCATAGGAGGAAATGACAACTCCAACACTAACTAGCAGCATGTTGAAGAACACATCACACCTTGCTTTGTCAATGCCGCATAAAACCGCAACAAGGAATGTTGCCACTGGCacttaaacaacaaaatttttaaattaataaggaATTATCATTGTGACAGTAAAGAGAGACATGTGAAGTTTGTTAAAACATACTCAGAGCTTTAAGCATTTGGATAAAAGCCACAGAAATATGCAAATAAGCCGTGTTACCGAACCTGTTGCAACAAAAAACATCCAAACTCAACCACATAAACAAGTTGAATGAACCACAATTGACTAagctaaattttaaataaacaacacaATAACGATAGTTTCGAGCCTTCGTGTAATCTTATTGAACACGCACTTGTTGAATCAGACAAATAGGAAATGTAAAAAATGAGGGATATCTTCTATTTATAAAGAATCTGAGGATTATGTTTGTAAGAAATGAGAAAAGTTTAGTTTGCCTATGTGTAGTGCTTACCATAGACTTGATGCAAAGAATGCACTTATTGGTATCACACAAGTTGCATATCTGTGACAGAAAGAATGTGTTTAGAAATTAAATAGGTCAAAGGGGAACACACAAGAAGGCTTCAAATTTATAGCCTACAGACTCACATTTCAAATGTCATTTTGACAGGAGATACAACCTGCAAATCAGAGAAAATGAATATCTATTAATCAAAATAGTGAGACAACCTAATCGAAGTGAAACATCGACATGTAATGTAATCAAGATGAAAGAGTACTAGTAATTGTTAACATCAAGTACACTTAAACTTAGCACACAAACATTTGGCAATGTGGTCTCATTAAATATTAAAGGCCATGAAATTGACCATAAACCTCAAAGAAGCATTCACAAAACACAACAGAATGACATTGACATACCTTAAAGACCCTGACAAGAAAAAATGCTACAGCTCCAGAAAAAACCATATGAATCATGGTGAGTGTGATAGGAAGTGGAAAGTTAAAGTACTTTGGAGAGAGAACCCActgcaaagaaataaaatttaagaaaaagatTAACCCTTAAGTATTAGTTAATACATTAATCATGGATTaggtaaaagtaaaaaataagaaatgaaaATGAGAAGTAAAGAACCTTGTTGTACAAAATAACAGCAGAAGAAAGCAAAATGTAGataaacaagtaaaaatatGTTAGGAGAAGCGTTCTGCTCATCATTCTGAGAGTGAATCAGTAGTTTAAGCAAAGAGGGTAGGTAACTAACAACACACACCCATGTCCTGAAATGGAGAAAAGTTTATAACTTTGCAATTGCAACAATGTTTTGGaatgaagaagaaagagaaattGTAAGAAGTAATAATGCCAACAAGATGGAATCCAAAGAGAAAGAGtaataaatgttaatttatttatttgtagttGTTGGTGTGTTTCGTAACAACTACCATGTGCGTCTCTGTCTCTGTTTATTCATAGGATCAATACAGTACTTTAAACAATGGAAACAGTACACACTTTGCACTGTCTCAGTCTCAGCTCATGTCCTAACAAACAGATATGGATACTTTAataatcaaatcatattttttaaaattaaagatgaATATgacaaaaacaatattaaaatgaattaaagatATTCTGTAATATTCTAAGGGTTCTCCGTATAAAAAGTTACATAGGTACTTCATTCTAACCAGAAAATATCTCTCCCTCCCtccaattttcaaaacaaaatattatttaagctaaattacatttgtggtcccttaacttaattttagataacattttagtcttttttttttttgatttagtcctttattttaattttaaatgataatttgatattttatgttttaaaatttcaacaacgttatccttttttaaacaaaaatttaaaaaaaaaattcaatcaaaactcataaaattaattatattcttcaatataatacaaatttcatcaaatccgtaacgcaaatcttcaaataaactcatattttcatactttatttgatattattaggaataaatgactaaatcagaaagaaaaaaaaaagactaaaacgttacctgaaattaagttaagggaccacgaatgtaatttagcatgTTATTTATGTTTGTATACTTTTGCCATTAAGgatttttgttttacaatcaGAATTGTGGAGAGtggaataaataataaaaggaaTATTGGTAATTGGTCCAATGGGTATTTTTCACGTCACGGCGTCAGTTTGTTAAAATCGAACGCATACGCACTGCTGTCTCTCGATTaacttcaaaacaaaaacaaaaaaaagagcCTCTCACAGTTACAGTTACAGATTGACCAactatttatcatttaataaatatttgtactGCCTTTAAAAATTAGATATCAAAATTTGTTTACTAAATCTGGACATGAACGATATAATAATACACATTCGTGAAATGAGTACGAAAAATGTCTTGTTAAAAATTTGAACAAGAGCTTATCATacataatagaaataaaaaatgtttgcactattaacatttttattataacttatgTCTTCCATTATAAAAATACGGTGTGCTTAGGTAGTTgtctttttacattttttttctttttcaaatatcaaatagaaataaaaatatatgcatatagaactgatacaaaaataaaaaatataacaaataaataccaaagtttaattgtagttttagtacTTCTATTTTTACTCATTCATGAAATTagtctttctattttaaaaatcgacagtTTTCGTCAATAtatctgattttttaactaaaaaatatgatgtatgatactttcaataatttaacgtatgataataaataatgaGTAACACttatgaaatt contains:
- the LOC101510846 gene encoding novel plant SNARE 13: MASNLQMTPQLEQIHGEIRDIFRALANGFQKLDKIKDSNRQSNQLEDLTGKMRDCKRLIKEFDREIKDEGSRNSEEMNKQLNDEKQSMIKELNSYVALRKTYMNTIGNKKLELFDMGAGTSEPTAEDNVRLASEMSNQELVNAGMKTMDETDQAIERSKQVVHQTIEVGTQTAATLKGQTEQMGRIGNELDSIQFSIKKASQLVKEIGRQVATDKCIMLFLFLIVCGVIAIIVVKIVNPNNKDIRDIPGLAPPVPTRRLLYVRTGELFV
- the LOC101511170 gene encoding probable sugar phosphate/phosphate translocator At1g48230 isoform X1 is translated as MMSRTLLLTYFYLFIYILLSSAVILYNKWVLSPKYFNFPLPITLTMIHMVFSGAVAFFLVRVFKVVSPVKMTFEIYATCVIPISAFFASSLWFGNTAYLHISVAFIQMLKALMPVATFLVAVLCGIDKARCDVFFNMLLVSVGVVISSYGEIHFNIVGTVYQVTGIFAEAFRLVLTQVLLQKKGLSLNPITSLYYIAPCSFVFLFVPWYLLEKPMMEVSQIQFNFWIFFSNALCALALNFSIFLVIGRTGAVTVRVAGVLKDWILIALSTVIFPESTITGLNIIGYGIALCGVVMYNYIKVKDVRASQSMAESIPDRITKDWKFEKKSSDTYVPDNVGNNGGSSGGNGSTFGMNIDEETPLISSRLSHIGRTVLTNHATGK
- the LOC101511170 gene encoding probable sugar phosphate/phosphate translocator At1g48230 isoform X2, with product MMSRTLLLTYFYLFIYILLSSAVILYNKWVLSPKYFNFPLPITLTMIHMVFSGAVAFFLVRVFKVVSPVKMTFEIYATCVIPISAFFASSLWFGNTAYLHISVAFIQMLKALMATFLVAVLCGIDKARCDVFFNMLLVSVGVVISSYGEIHFNIVGTVYQVTGIFAEAFRLVLTQVLLQKKGLSLNPITSLYYIAPCSFVFLFVPWYLLEKPMMEVSQIQFNFWIFFSNALCALALNFSIFLVIGRTGAVTVRVAGVLKDWILIALSTVIFPESTITGLNIIGYGIALCGVVMYNYIKVKDVRASQSMAESIPDRITKDWKFEKKSSDTYVPDNVGNNGGSSGGNGSTFGMNIDEETPLISSRLSHIGRTVLTNHATGK